A genomic window from Salvelinus alpinus chromosome 10, SLU_Salpinus.1, whole genome shotgun sequence includes:
- the LOC139532658 gene encoding gamma-crystallin M2-like isoform X2 produces the protein MSKITFYEDKNFQGRSYECDTDCPDVHPHFSRCNSIKVDSGCWVLYERPNYAGYQYVLTRGEYPEYQRWMGYSDTIRSCRTFSYASGSPYRMRIYERPDFQGQMMEFGEDCDSVQDRFRSRDIYSANVMDGYWTLYEHPNYRGRQYFMRPGEYRKFSEWGATCATTGSFRRITDF, from the exons ATGAGTAAG ATCACTTTCTACGAGGACAAAAACTTCCAGGGTCGCTCCTATGAGTGCGACACGGACTGCCCCGATGTGCACCCCCATTTCAGCCGCTGCAACTCCATCAAGGTAGATAGCGGCTGCTGGGTGCTGTACGAGAGGCCCAACTACGCAGGCTACCAGTATGTACTGACCAGGGGAGAGTACCCAGAGTATCAGCGCTGGATGGGATACAGCGACACCATTCGCTCCTGCCGTACCTTTTCTTAT GCCAGCGGCAGTCCCTACCGCATGAGAATCTACGAGAGGCCAGACTTCCAGGGACAGATGATGGAGTTCGGCGAGGACTGTGACTCCGTCCAGGACCGCTTCCGTAGCCGTGACATCTACTCCGCCAACGTCATGGACGGCTACTGGACCCTCTACGAGCATCCCAACTACAGGGGGCGCCAGTACTTTATGAGACCCGGCGAGTACAGGAAGTTCAGCGAATGGGGAGCCACCTGTGCCACCACCGGATCCTTCCGTAGGATCACCGACTTTTAG